One Planktothrix serta PCC 8927 DNA segment encodes these proteins:
- a CDS encoding slr1601 family putative cell division protein — protein sequence MSAIRPVPQKIQPVSPSSRRRAPRISQHRLSRNRRLLTVETTVKLGVNLILSAFSLSALIQILPQHRSASEKVQDIRAEVKMTEERVIKEKEEFSRYFDPQQTKSIMQEQGNRIDPSQKPIIFLEQRPTETAELADEPTNYADLE from the coding sequence ATGTCTGCGATTCGACCTGTTCCCCAAAAGATTCAACCTGTTTCCCCCTCTAGTCGTCGGCGTGCGCCTCGAATTTCACAGCACCGACTCAGCCGTAACCGTCGCCTCCTGACTGTTGAAACTACCGTCAAGTTAGGAGTGAATTTGATTTTATCTGCCTTTTCCCTATCTGCACTCATTCAGATATTGCCTCAACATCGTTCAGCCTCAGAAAAAGTTCAAGATATTCGGGCTGAAGTGAAAATGACAGAAGAACGGGTAATCAAAGAAAAGGAAGAATTTAGTCGCTATTTTGATCCGCAGCAAACTAAAAGTATTATGCAGGAACAAGGCAACCGAATTGATCCGAGTCAAAAGCCGATTATATTCTTAGAACAACGTCCAACGGAAACGGCTGAATTAGCAGATGAACCCACCAACTATGCCGATTTGGAATAG
- the psaM gene encoding photosystem I reaction center subunit XII, which produces MALTDTQVFIALVVALIPGILAFRLATELYK; this is translated from the coding sequence ATGGCATTAACAGATACTCAGGTGTTTATTGCCCTGGTTGTTGCCTTGATCCCTGGAATTTTAGCTTTCCGTCTGGCCACAGAACTGTATAAATAG
- a CDS encoding DUF475 domain-containing protein — MLDLDHVFEFSRNLELNLLVLLPILIALEAVLSADNAIALASISCGLEDPKLQNKALNIGLLLAFILRILLILTATWVIKYWQFELLGALYLLWLVFRYFTKKSKENDSEEDVRYHSFWQVLLLIAVTDLAFSLDSVTAAIAISDRAWLVITGATVGIIILRFMASLFIRWLKEYVYLETAGYLTVGLVGLRLLLRVIDQALVPPEWLMVVLTLSLFVWGFSQRVEESPSNS, encoded by the coding sequence ATGTTAGATCTTGATCACGTTTTTGAATTTTCTCGGAATTTAGAGTTAAATCTACTTGTATTACTGCCGATTTTAATTGCCCTAGAAGCCGTATTGTCTGCTGATAATGCTATTGCCCTCGCTTCTATTTCCTGCGGATTAGAAGATCCAAAACTTCAAAATAAAGCTCTGAATATTGGGTTATTGTTAGCATTTATTTTAAGAATTCTTTTAATTTTAACAGCAACCTGGGTAATTAAATATTGGCAATTTGAGTTATTAGGAGCCTTGTACTTACTTTGGCTAGTCTTCCGATATTTTACCAAAAAAAGCAAGGAAAATGACTCAGAAGAAGACGTGCGTTATCACTCTTTTTGGCAAGTTTTACTCCTAATTGCTGTTACGGATCTTGCCTTTTCCCTCGATAGTGTTACTGCCGCGATCGCTATTTCAGATCGAGCTTGGCTGGTAATTACCGGGGCAACAGTGGGGATTATTATCCTGCGATTTATGGCGAGTTTATTTATTCGGTGGTTAAAAGAATATGTCTATTTAGAAACGGCTGGATATTTAACCGTTGGTTTAGTCGGATTACGATTATTACTACGAGTGATTGATCAAGCTTTAGTACCGCCGGAATGGTTAATGGTTGTCCTAACCCTGAGTTTATTTGTTTGGGGATTTTCTCAACGAGTTGAGGAGTCTCCCAGTAATTCTTAA
- a CDS encoding RNA-guided endonuclease InsQ/TnpB family protein, whose translation MIVLEYKVKGKLEQYKAIDQAIRTTQFVRNKAIRYWMDNSREFKIDRFALNRYSTTLRKEFSFVNDLNSTAVQSAAERGWSAISRFYDNCKKKISGKKGYPKFQKDCRSVEYKKSGWKLHPTKRQVTFTDKNGIGKLKLLGKWDIHTYDVKDINRVRLIRRADGYYCQFCLNITVTDIQPKTGKEIGLDVGIESFYTDSNGYQEPNPKFHQKAEQSIKQSQRQIYKKVKGSSGRRKARKVYAKKHLKVSRQRNEHAKRIARNVCTSNDVVAYEDLSVKNLVKNHCLAKSISDASWYLFRQWLEYFAAKFDKLAIPVAPHYTSQKCSNCGVIVKKSLSTRTHVCNCGCELHRDTNAAINILNLGKQTRDGQSRSNATGVGISTLVGENLLEQILT comes from the coding sequence ATGATAGTTTTAGAATACAAAGTTAAAGGCAAGCTTGAGCAATACAAAGCGATTGATCAAGCAATTCGTACAACTCAATTCGTTCGCAATAAAGCGATTAGATATTGGATGGATAATTCCAGAGAGTTTAAAATTGATAGATTTGCCTTGAACCGATATTCCACAACTCTCAGAAAAGAATTCTCTTTTGTTAATGACCTGAATTCAACGGCAGTCCAATCCGCAGCAGAACGGGGATGGTCTGCCATTAGTCGTTTTTACGACAATTGTAAGAAAAAGATTTCTGGCAAAAAAGGATATCCTAAGTTCCAGAAAGATTGCCGTTCCGTTGAATACAAGAAATCAGGATGGAAGTTACACCCAACCAAAAGGCAAGTTACTTTTACTGATAAAAATGGTATTGGTAAACTTAAATTGTTGGGAAAATGGGATATCCATACTTACGATGTTAAAGACATCAACCGAGTGCGATTAATTCGTCGTGCTGACGGCTATTACTGCCAGTTTTGTCTTAATATTACCGTTACCGATATTCAACCCAAAACAGGAAAGGAAATTGGACTTGATGTTGGCATTGAGTCGTTTTACACAGACTCTAACGGCTATCAAGAACCTAATCCTAAATTTCACCAGAAAGCTGAACAATCAATTAAGCAATCTCAGAGACAAATCTATAAAAAGGTTAAGGGTTCATCGGGTAGACGGAAAGCTAGAAAAGTTTACGCCAAAAAACACTTAAAAGTAAGTCGGCAACGGAATGAACACGCTAAAAGAATTGCGCGTAACGTATGCACATCAAACGATGTAGTCGCCTACGAAGATTTAAGTGTTAAGAATTTGGTTAAAAACCACTGTTTAGCTAAATCAATTAGTGATGCCAGTTGGTATTTGTTCCGACAATGGTTAGAATATTTTGCAGCTAAATTTGATAAATTAGCAATTCCGGTTGCACCTCATTACACTTCACAGAAATGCTCTAATTGTGGGGTAATAGTGAAAAAATCTCTATCAACTCGCACCCATGTTTGTAATTGTGGATGCGAACTTCATAGAGATACAAATGCTGCAATAAATATTCTCAATCTTGGTAAACAAACTAGGGATGGGCAATCCCGAAGTAACGCTACAGGAGTTGGAATCTCTACTCTGGTTGGTGAAAACCTGCTAGAGCAAATTCTGACGTAG
- a CDS encoding zinc ribbon domain-containing protein — translation MAYLCELGAGQRVYLENQGVQTLVTLISSSPGQQQQASSSFTTGVWSSPPQVFQTPHGMVLKLTSEQGEKTLQIQGSSVTIISGTPSQKDSEELPVHEVTSLPVSPMPGIEPMEPMSPMKMSPMEPMKPMNLKMGDMQMSMNPMEMRMGNMELRMDSPAPNKQSFCSQCGTSVKPEDRFCSNCGHQL, via the coding sequence ATGGCATATCTGTGCGAACTAGGGGCGGGTCAAAGAGTTTATTTAGAAAATCAGGGTGTACAAACCCTTGTCACCCTGATTAGTAGTAGTCCAGGACAACAGCAGCAAGCCAGTAGCAGTTTTACAACAGGAGTTTGGAGTTCACCCCCCCAGGTGTTCCAAACTCCTCATGGTATGGTGCTGAAATTGACATCGGAACAGGGGGAAAAAACGTTACAAATTCAAGGCAGTAGCGTTACTATCATCAGTGGAACGCCATCACAGAAAGACTCAGAAGAACTGCCTGTGCATGAAGTCACCAGTTTACCCGTTTCCCCCATGCCGGGAATAGAACCGATGGAACCCATGAGTCCCATGAAAATGAGTCCCATGGAACCCATGAAACCCATGAACCTGAAAATGGGGGATATGCAGATGAGCATGAACCCGATGGAAATGCGAATGGGAAATATGGAACTGCGAATGGACTCACCTGCACCGAATAAACAGAGTTTTTGTAGTCAATGTGGAACATCGGTAAAACCAGAAGACCGATTTTGTTCCAATTGTGGACATCAATTATAA
- a CDS encoding transglutaminase family protein, with the protein MSIKVSLNHQISYQFERSVILGPQTIGLRPSPHCRTPILSYSLNIFPSDHQLTWLQDHDGNFLARVNFPQTTDSLKIEVDLIAQIQPINPFNFFIEPDASNYPFQYEPRLAQELIPCLEIRESGELLNEWVKIHQKNDIYTLNFLLDLNQKLAQNIEYQVRFEPGIQTCEETLQKQMGSCRDTAWLLVQILRHYGLAARFVSGYLIQLSNDIPPLDGLPGPIHDNADLHAWAEVYLPGAGWLGFDPTSGLITAEGHIPLVCVADPLEARPVQGTFEPCESKLDFSVTVSRYHEIPRVTKPYSEEQWQQINHLGEQVEENLQRLNIGLTMGGEPTFVSIDDFESSQWRIAALGEEKRKLAGQLLTRLQDKFTQKGGLLHYGLGKWYPGEVLPRWALGCYWRKDGIPLWQNPELYAQEDQNYGYTQQNAQIFIEKLVKNLGVKSDCIIQAYEAESNTIAGYTLPILSIFKGENIHWSSCQWRLPTPNRIELLAGNSPIGFRLPLSALNWQDDQLEQEAVLPLTHSPIIPSFEPLESPINSIRVALSVEARQGKIHVFLPPISSARSLVDLVAEIEKTASELQYPVMVEGYTPPANTGIIGFQITPDPGVIEVNIHPASNWEELVEITTILYEEARLCRLGTEKYLLDGRRIPTGGGAHVTIGGKTVDDSPLLRRPDLLRSLITYWQNHPSLSFLFSDLFVGPTSQSPRVDEARHESLYDLEIAFQQLNSQEKISPELVDRLLRNLLIDVTGNTHRSAFCVDKLYPIENPRNQLGLLEFRAFAMPPHPRMNLLQLLLIRALVAWFWEKPYSYPLIRWGTTLHDRFMLPHYLGEDLKAILGDLKTVGYDFNFDWFAPFFEFRFPRCGEITKEGVELELRHAIEPWHVLGEETASGNTARYVDSSMERLQVKLKNALGNSANIDSYSARYIVTCQGRPIPLKSTGNPGEYVGAVRFRARRFTSLLHPSIDPQNSLIFDIVDTWADRSIGGCTYFGNSPNGKSYQQFPVNHREAESRMLERFIAMGHTPGLMKIPSLHLNPEYPLTLDLRQII; encoded by the coding sequence ATGTCTATTAAAGTTAGTCTGAACCACCAGATTTCCTATCAGTTTGAACGTTCTGTTATTCTGGGCCCTCAGACGATTGGGTTACGTCCATCTCCCCATTGTCGGACACCGATTTTGAGTTATTCCCTCAATATTTTTCCTTCTGACCATCAACTGACTTGGTTACAAGATCATGATGGCAATTTTTTGGCTAGAGTTAACTTTCCTCAAACCACTGATTCTTTAAAAATTGAAGTTGATTTAATTGCCCAAATTCAACCGATTAATCCCTTCAATTTTTTTATTGAACCCGATGCTTCAAACTATCCGTTTCAATATGAACCGCGCCTTGCTCAAGAACTTATTCCCTGTTTAGAGATTAGGGAATCGGGAGAATTACTGAATGAGTGGGTTAAAATTCATCAAAAAAATGATATTTATACCCTTAACTTTTTACTAGATTTGAATCAAAAGTTAGCCCAAAATATTGAATATCAAGTTAGATTTGAACCCGGAATCCAAACTTGTGAAGAAACCCTTCAGAAACAAATGGGTTCCTGTCGAGATACAGCCTGGTTATTAGTTCAAATTTTACGTCATTATGGATTAGCGGCTCGATTTGTTTCGGGATATTTAATCCAACTCAGTAATGATATTCCGCCTTTAGATGGACTACCGGGGCCGATTCATGATAATGCTGATTTACACGCTTGGGCGGAGGTTTATCTACCCGGTGCAGGTTGGCTGGGATTTGACCCGACATCGGGTTTAATTACCGCAGAAGGTCATATTCCTTTAGTCTGTGTTGCTGACCCCCTAGAAGCTCGTCCGGTTCAGGGAACCTTTGAACCTTGTGAATCAAAATTAGACTTTTCGGTAACGGTTTCTCGCTATCATGAAATTCCCAGGGTAACTAAACCTTATAGTGAAGAACAATGGCAACAAATTAACCATTTAGGTGAACAAGTAGAGGAAAATTTACAACGTTTAAATATCGGTTTAACAATGGGAGGAGAACCGACATTTGTTTCAATTGATGATTTTGAATCTTCGCAATGGCGAATTGCTGCATTAGGAGAAGAAAAACGTAAATTAGCCGGACAATTGCTGACCCGTTTACAAGATAAATTTACTCAAAAAGGCGGATTACTTCATTATGGATTAGGCAAATGGTATCCGGGGGAAGTCTTACCCCGTTGGGCGTTAGGCTGTTATTGGCGAAAAGATGGAATTCCTTTATGGCAAAATCCAGAACTCTATGCTCAAGAGGATCAAAATTATGGTTATACACAACAGAATGCTCAGATTTTTATTGAAAAATTAGTTAAAAATTTAGGAGTAAAATCAGACTGTATTATTCAAGCTTATGAAGCTGAATCTAATACTATAGCCGGATATACGTTACCGATTTTATCAATATTTAAAGGCGAAAATATTCATTGGAGTAGTTGTCAATGGCGACTTCCTACCCCCAACAGAATCGAACTTTTAGCTGGGAATTCTCCGATAGGATTTCGCTTACCCTTAAGTGCTTTAAATTGGCAAGATGATCAACTCGAACAGGAGGCGGTTCTTCCCTTAACTCATTCGCCGATTATTCCCAGTTTTGAACCCTTAGAATCTCCCATTAATTCTATTCGAGTGGCTTTAAGTGTAGAAGCCAGACAGGGAAAAATTCACGTTTTTTTACCTCCTATAAGCTCGGCGCGAAGTTTGGTTGATTTAGTCGCCGAGATTGAAAAGACTGCCTCCGAGCTTCAATATCCGGTGATGGTAGAAGGATATACACCCCCAGCTAATACAGGAATTATCGGCTTTCAAATTACCCCAGACCCAGGAGTAATTGAAGTTAATATTCATCCGGCTTCTAACTGGGAAGAATTAGTGGAAATTACCACAATTTTATATGAAGAAGCGAGATTATGTCGTTTAGGAACAGAAAAATATTTATTAGATGGACGACGAATTCCTACGGGGGGAGGTGCCCATGTTACGATAGGCGGAAAAACCGTTGATGATAGTCCTTTATTACGTCGTCCCGATTTATTAAGAAGTTTAATTACTTATTGGCAAAATCACCCCAGTTTATCTTTTTTATTCTCCGATTTATTTGTCGGGCCGACCAGTCAGTCGCCGCGTGTAGATGAAGCCAGACATGAGAGTTTATATGATTTAGAAATCGCCTTTCAACAGTTAAATTCTCAAGAGAAAATTTCTCCTGAATTAGTAGATAGATTATTAAGAAATTTGTTAATTGATGTCACCGGAAATACTCACCGTTCAGCGTTTTGTGTTGATAAATTGTATCCGATTGAAAACCCTAGAAATCAATTAGGATTATTAGAATTTAGAGCTTTTGCCATGCCTCCCCATCCCCGAATGAATTTATTACAACTGTTATTAATTCGGGCGTTAGTCGCTTGGTTTTGGGAAAAACCTTACAGCTATCCGTTAATTCGTTGGGGAACAACTCTACATGATCGATTTATGTTACCCCATTATTTAGGAGAAGATTTAAAAGCGATTCTAGGGGATTTAAAAACCGTTGGATATGACTTTAATTTTGATTGGTTTGCCCCATTTTTTGAATTCCGTTTTCCGCGTTGTGGAGAAATCACAAAAGAGGGGGTTGAGTTAGAACTACGTCATGCTATTGAACCTTGGCACGTTTTAGGAGAAGAAACCGCATCGGGAAATACCGCCCGTTATGTCGATTCTTCGATGGAAAGACTACAAGTTAAATTAAAAAATGCGTTAGGAAATTCTGCCAATATTGATAGTTATTCGGCTCGATATATTGTCACTTGTCAGGGTCGTCCGATTCCTTTAAAATCTACTGGAAATCCGGGGGAATATGTGGGAGCCGTGCGATTTCGGGCGCGACGATTTACATCTTTATTACATCCCTCTATTGATCCCCAAAATTCCTTGATTTTTGATATTGTTGATACTTGGGCAGACCGTTCTATTGGCGGATGTACTTATTTTGGGAATTCTCCCAATGGTAAAAGCTATCAACAATTCCCGGTTAATCATCGAGAAGCAGAAAGCCGAATGTTAGAACGATTTATCGCGATGGGTCATACTCCAGGATTGATGAAAATTCCATCTTTACACTTAAATCCTGAATATCCTTTAACCTTAGATTTACGCCAAATTATATAG
- the ndk gene encoding nucleoside-diphosphate kinase, whose amino-acid sequence MERTFIAIKPDGVQRGLVGEIIRRFETKGFTLVGLKLLIPSQELAEKHYAVHKERPFFYSLVSFITSGPIVAMVWEGDGVVESARKIIGATNPLNAEPGTIRGDFGINIGRNIIHGSDALETAQNEISLWFSDAELANWEPTIKPWLVE is encoded by the coding sequence TTGGAACGGACATTTATTGCGATTAAACCCGATGGCGTTCAGCGTGGACTCGTGGGCGAAATTATTCGGCGTTTTGAAACCAAAGGGTTTACCCTAGTGGGGCTGAAACTGCTCATCCCCTCTCAGGAATTAGCAGAAAAACACTATGCAGTCCACAAAGAAAGACCCTTTTTCTATAGTTTAGTGTCTTTTATTACTTCTGGCCCGATTGTGGCAATGGTCTGGGAAGGAGATGGTGTGGTGGAGTCTGCGCGTAAAATCATCGGTGCTACGAATCCGTTAAACGCTGAACCCGGAACCATTCGGGGAGATTTTGGGATCAATATTGGTCGCAATATTATTCATGGTTCTGATGCCCTTGAAACCGCACAAAACGAAATCAGCTTATGGTTTAGTGATGCCGAATTAGCCAATTGGGAACCGACGATTAAACCTTGGTTAGTTGAATAG
- a CDS encoding SRPBCC domain-containing protein: MKSLYTEIQIEASKRKVWYALYQKQYWFNWNTFLWDRDPNQPFILNQEVTLAVRRSPQEEETVFQPLVQVLQPEICLGWRSEIPGFRNQSRFELQEIGIGRTKYIHHQEFSGWLTRVFLPFIQGDEKRGMERMAHELKEYVERRGSGSR, translated from the coding sequence ATGAAAAGTTTATACACAGAAATTCAGATTGAAGCTTCCAAACGAAAAGTTTGGTATGCCTTATATCAAAAACAATATTGGTTTAACTGGAATACATTTCTATGGGATCGAGATCCCAATCAACCGTTTATTTTAAACCAAGAAGTGACCTTAGCGGTGCGTCGGAGTCCCCAGGAAGAAGAAACAGTATTTCAACCGTTGGTACAGGTGTTACAACCGGAAATCTGCTTAGGTTGGAGGTCAGAAATTCCGGGGTTTCGTAACCAAAGCCGATTTGAACTTCAAGAAATTGGCATCGGACGGACTAAATATATTCATCACCAGGAGTTTTCTGGGTGGCTGACCCGTGTATTTTTACCGTTTATTCAAGGGGATGAAAAACGGGGGATGGAACGCATGGCCCATGAGTTAAAAGAGTATGTGGAACGACGGGGAAGTGGAAGTCGTTAA
- the tilS gene encoding tRNA lysidine(34) synthetase TilS encodes MWTLLHTQLHRTLRSRQLLPESQGLLVAVSGGQDSLCLIQLLLDLQPKWKWQIAIVHCDHRWRSDSQANADYIEQLAQGLRVPFYRETADIIPPTEAAARQWRYQVFSQIAQRNNYAYIVTGHTKSDRAETLLYNLIRGSGSDGLQALTWRRSLKLECPDLNSLSANYITLIRPLLEITREQTGQFCQEKGLEIWVDSTNDDLHYARNRIRQELLPYLQTHFNPKVESHLAQTAELLRAEVDYLDSLTETLFQQVVVLETDSQKILKINRLALRQTHEALQRRVSRKVLQQVMSTTPNFEQIEKLNALISAPNRSQTDPFPGGAIALVDGDWIVFTLNFN; translated from the coding sequence ATGTGGACTTTATTACATACTCAACTCCATCGTACCCTTCGCTCTCGTCAACTATTACCTGAATCTCAAGGTTTATTAGTGGCGGTATCGGGGGGACAAGATTCGTTATGTTTAATTCAATTATTATTAGATTTACAACCGAAGTGGAAGTGGCAAATTGCCATCGTTCATTGTGACCATCGTTGGCGTTCTGACTCTCAAGCCAATGCGGATTATATTGAACAATTGGCTCAGGGTTTACGGGTTCCATTTTATCGAGAAACTGCCGATATTATTCCGCCTACAGAAGCCGCCGCTAGACAATGGCGTTATCAGGTTTTTAGTCAAATTGCCCAAAGGAATAATTATGCTTATATTGTTACAGGTCATACGAAAAGCGATCGCGCTGAAACACTACTTTATAATTTAATTCGAGGCAGTGGTTCCGATGGTTTACAAGCTTTAACTTGGCGACGTTCTCTCAAATTAGAATGCCCTGATCTGAATTCATTATCGGCAAATTATATAACCTTAATTCGCCCTTTATTAGAGATTACTCGTGAACAAACCGGGCAGTTTTGTCAAGAAAAAGGGTTAGAAATTTGGGTAGACAGTACCAATGATGATTTACACTATGCTCGCAACCGAATTCGGCAAGAACTTTTACCTTATTTACAAACCCACTTCAACCCTAAAGTTGAATCTCATCTCGCACAAACAGCCGAATTATTACGAGCAGAAGTTGACTATTTAGACTCATTAACAGAAACTCTATTTCAACAGGTTGTTGTCTTGGAAACAGATAGTCAAAAAATATTAAAAATCAATCGTTTGGCTTTACGTCAAACCCATGAAGCCTTACAACGTCGAGTTAGCCGTAAAGTTTTACAACAGGTTATGTCAACAACCCCTAACTTTGAACAAATTGAAAAATTAAATGCTTTAATTTCAGCCCCCAACCGTAGCCAAACAGACCCGTTTCCTGGAGGGGCGATCGCCCTTGTAGATGGAGATTGGATCGTCTTTACTCTGAACTTTAATTAA
- a CDS encoding glycosyltransferase: MMKALVISPQPFYTPRGTPFSVYYRTLITAELGVDIDLLTYGEGEDVDIPGVRIIRIPSFPMFGNVKIGPSKLKLFLDIFITLWTLALLIKNRYDFVHAHEEAIFVCALFKPIFKFRLIYDMHSSLPEQLTNFRFTTSQWLIDLFKKMEDACLHTSDATITICPSLYNYAVGVIGDKQKVFLIENSIFDEVKVSQKTT, encoded by the coding sequence ATGATGAAAGCATTAGTGATTTCGCCCCAACCCTTTTATACCCCTCGTGGGACTCCTTTTAGTGTCTATTACCGCACCTTAATTACAGCCGAATTAGGGGTTGATATTGATTTACTTACCTATGGCGAAGGTGAAGACGTAGACATTCCAGGGGTTCGGATCATTAGAATTCCCAGTTTTCCGATGTTTGGAAATGTTAAAATCGGCCCTTCAAAACTGAAGTTATTTTTAGATATTTTCATTACCCTATGGACGTTGGCATTACTGATCAAAAATCGCTATGATTTTGTTCATGCTCATGAAGAAGCTATCTTTGTTTGTGCGTTATTTAAACCCATTTTTAAATTCCGCCTAATTTATGATATGCACTCTAGTCTTCCTGAACAGTTAACAAACTTTCGATTTACCACCTCTCAATGGTTAATTGATTTATTCAAGAAAATGGAAGATGCTTGTTTACATACCTCCGATGCTACTATTACCATCTGTCCCAGTTTATATAATTATGCAGTGGGAGTTATTGGGGATAAACAAAAAGTTTTCTTGATTGAAAATTCGATCTTTGATGAAGTGAAAGTTTCCCAGAAAACCACTTAA
- a CDS encoding glycosyltransferase → MTLSDVEKALGISPTIFQKHLVVYAGTLESYQGIDLLLQAFVSVVNADPEAFLLIVGGSAEQTQSFSNLATELGITKQCLFTGRLEQSLAQNYANRAKVQVSPRRSGTNTPLKVYQQLASGIPLVATRIYSHTQVLDDTVAFLVEPEPEDLARGIIEALSNETEAQQKAKNAQRLYQDKYSREVYTQKMINLLEFVTKTPLKKPENSKSSETPSANSLNLKSS, encoded by the coding sequence ATGACCTTATCAGATGTGGAAAAAGCATTAGGAATTTCACCCACTATTTTCCAAAAACATTTAGTTGTTTATGCGGGAACTTTAGAGTCCTATCAAGGCATTGATCTTTTACTTCAAGCCTTTGTTTCTGTGGTTAACGCTGATCCCGAAGCCTTTTTATTAATTGTAGGTGGAAGTGCTGAACAAACTCAATCTTTCTCCAATTTAGCGACGGAATTGGGTATTACAAAACAATGTTTATTTACAGGTCGGCTTGAACAATCTTTAGCTCAAAATTATGCCAACCGTGCTAAAGTTCAAGTATCACCCCGTCGCAGTGGAACCAATACCCCGTTAAAAGTCTATCAACAATTAGCCAGTGGAATTCCCTTAGTCGCCACTCGAATTTATTCTCATACTCAGGTTTTAGATGACACTGTAGCCTTCTTAGTTGAACCCGAACCGGAAGATTTAGCACGGGGAATTATCGAAGCATTAAGCAATGAAACTGAAGCTCAACAAAAAGCTAAAAATGCTCAACGCCTGTATCAAGACAAATATTCTCGTGAAGTTTATACCCAGAAAATGATTAATTTATTAGAATTTGTCACGAAGACTCCCCTTAAAAAACCTGAAAATTCTAAAAGTTCAGAAACTCCATCGGCTAATAGCTTGAATTTAAAATCCAGCTAA